Proteins from one Microbacterium proteolyticum genomic window:
- a CDS encoding tyrosine-type recombinase/integrase — protein MKLAVVRSIGSARGFRDEQDVADFEQELVDQFALAMAAAGLTDGHIQSSRAAVFEFRQSLAAPLWAAAPDDADRFLAGLRRAGLAVSTRAGKAKTLAQFYDFAIARYRADVHALTGFVLEQPIDEYNRQSNNSLGKIRVPPSDAEVDHLFAGWRSSLSSARKFLPAARDYFAASLWRRLGLRINESAKLDIRDWRPDLGEFGKLHVRFGKGSRGRGVKPRLVPAINGADRLIDWWLAEVRHLFGPDWDNPDAPMIPSERFDQDLGRCSRASDDVLRQGLKAQTVVFLPAWVGRMTPHVLRHYCASSLYGAGMDLKAIQEILGHEWLSTTTRYIHVSSDHVEQAWLTANRRLETRFGGRV, from the coding sequence ATGAAGCTCGCTGTGGTGCGAAGCATCGGCAGCGCCCGTGGCTTCCGCGACGAGCAGGATGTGGCCGACTTCGAGCAGGAGCTCGTCGACCAGTTCGCTCTGGCGATGGCAGCGGCCGGCCTGACCGACGGGCACATCCAGTCCTCGCGGGCCGCGGTGTTCGAGTTCCGGCAGAGCCTCGCCGCCCCGCTCTGGGCCGCGGCGCCGGACGACGCCGATCGCTTCCTCGCGGGTCTGCGTCGGGCGGGTCTGGCTGTGAGCACGCGGGCTGGCAAGGCGAAGACGCTCGCTCAGTTCTACGACTTCGCGATCGCCCGTTACCGGGCCGACGTGCATGCGCTGACCGGGTTCGTCCTCGAGCAGCCCATCGACGAGTACAACCGGCAGTCGAACAACTCGCTCGGCAAGATCCGCGTGCCGCCGTCGGACGCCGAGGTCGACCATCTGTTCGCGGGATGGCGCAGCTCGCTGTCGAGCGCGCGGAAGTTCCTTCCGGCGGCGCGGGACTACTTCGCCGCATCGCTCTGGCGGCGCTTGGGGCTGCGGATCAACGAGAGTGCCAAACTCGACATCCGCGACTGGCGGCCTGATCTGGGCGAGTTCGGCAAGCTCCACGTCCGCTTCGGGAAGGGCTCGCGCGGCCGCGGCGTGAAGCCGCGGCTGGTGCCGGCGATCAACGGCGCCGATCGGCTGATCGACTGGTGGCTCGCGGAGGTGCGGCACCTGTTCGGCCCGGACTGGGACAACCCCGACGCGCCGATGATTCCCTCGGAGCGGTTCGACCAGGACCTTGGACGCTGCTCACGGGCGAGCGACGACGTGCTGCGCCAAGGACTCAAAGCGCAGACCGTCGTGTTCCTGCCGGCCTGGGTCGGCCGGATGACCCCGCACGTCCTGCGGCACTACTGCGCCTCGTCGCTGTACGGCGCGGGTATGGATCTGAAAGCGATCCAGGAGATCCTCGGGCATGAGTGGCTATCCACCACGACCCGCTACATCCACGTCTCCAGCGACCACGTCGAGCAGGCGTGGCTGACCGCGAACCGGCGGCTGGAGACCCGATTCGGAGGGAGAGTGTGA
- a CDS encoding helix-turn-helix domain-containing protein yields the protein MKWNLRMAAAERGIWKSSELRRLLADAGLEMSVGKMSGLWTGTPTTLRLDDLDVICLVLDCTPGDLLTADLDGAAARRPAKTVEEQAANGSPSIVKPRYNGKRPEPPL from the coding sequence ATGAAATGGAACCTGCGCATGGCCGCCGCCGAGCGCGGCATCTGGAAGTCTTCGGAGCTGCGGCGGCTGCTCGCGGACGCCGGCCTGGAGATGAGCGTCGGGAAGATGTCGGGCCTGTGGACCGGCACCCCGACCACGCTGCGGCTGGACGACCTCGACGTGATCTGCCTCGTGCTGGACTGCACGCCCGGCGACCTGTTGACCGCGGACCTCGACGGCGCGGCAGCGCGTCGACCGGCGAAGACCGTCGAGGAGCAGGCGGCGAACGGCTCGCCGTCGATCGTCAAGCCCCGCTACAACGGCAAGCGGCCCGAGCCGCCGCTGTGA
- a CDS encoding IS256 family transposase codes for MALDQSALLELLGELKLTGTTDRIRAATERLYQELIDAETAAFIGAAPYERTSERTTTRNGSRPRVLSTTAGDLELRIPKLRQGSFFPSLLERRRRVDQALFAVVMEAYLHGVSTRKVDDLVKALGADTGISKSEVSRICQGLDAEVASFRDRSLSDIAYPYVFLDATYCKVRIDHRVVSQAVVVAIGVAADGRRVVLGFDVGDSETEEFWKQFLRSLKTRGLGGVKLVISDAHAGLKKAAATVLQGAAWQRCRVHFMRNVLTALPKGRQEMVASVIRTIFAQPDAEHIDAQFDEVVRMIERVHPKTAVMLTDARDDILAFKAFPARHWRQIWSTNPLERLNREIKRRTDVVGVFPNNAALLRLAGSVLVEQHDEWEAADRRYFSEASMTELTATTPTIDEAVILPEITAA; via the coding sequence ATGGCTCTTGACCAGTCTGCCCTCCTCGAGCTGCTCGGGGAACTGAAGCTCACCGGCACCACCGACCGCATCCGAGCCGCGACCGAGCGGCTCTACCAGGAGCTGATCGACGCGGAGACAGCCGCATTCATCGGCGCCGCCCCCTACGAGCGCACGAGCGAGCGCACGACTACCCGCAACGGTTCCCGGCCGCGGGTGCTGTCGACCACGGCTGGGGATCTGGAGTTGCGGATCCCGAAGTTGCGGCAGGGGTCGTTCTTCCCGTCGCTGCTGGAGCGGCGCCGCCGGGTCGACCAAGCCTTGTTCGCGGTCGTGATGGAGGCCTACCTCCACGGCGTCTCAACCCGGAAGGTCGATGACCTCGTCAAAGCGCTCGGCGCTGACACTGGCATCTCGAAGTCCGAGGTGTCCCGCATCTGCCAAGGGCTCGACGCCGAGGTCGCATCGTTCCGCGACCGCTCGCTGTCTGACATCGCCTACCCCTACGTGTTCCTCGACGCGACCTACTGCAAGGTCCGCATCGACCACCGTGTCGTGTCCCAGGCGGTCGTCGTCGCGATCGGCGTCGCCGCTGACGGGCGGCGGGTCGTGCTGGGCTTCGATGTCGGAGACAGCGAGACCGAGGAGTTCTGGAAGCAGTTCCTGCGCTCGTTGAAGACACGAGGTCTGGGCGGGGTGAAGCTGGTGATCTCCGACGCCCACGCCGGACTGAAGAAGGCCGCAGCGACCGTGTTGCAGGGCGCCGCCTGGCAGCGCTGCCGCGTCCACTTCATGCGCAACGTCCTGACCGCCCTCCCGAAGGGCCGGCAGGAGATGGTCGCCAGCGTGATCCGCACGATCTTCGCCCAACCCGACGCCGAGCACATCGATGCCCAGTTCGACGAAGTCGTGCGCATGATCGAGCGCGTCCACCCCAAGACCGCCGTGATGCTCACCGACGCCCGTGACGACATCCTCGCGTTCAAAGCGTTCCCCGCCCGGCATTGGCGACAGATCTGGTCCACGAACCCGCTGGAACGCCTCAATCGGGAGATCAAGCGCCGCACCGACGTCGTTGGCGTGTTCCCGAACAACGCCGCCCTGCTCCGCCTGGCCGGCTCCGTCCTCGTCGAGCAACACGACGAATGGGAAGCCGCCGACCGCCGCTACTTCTCCGAAGCCTCCATGACCGAGCTCACCGCGACCACCCCCACCATCGACGAGGCGGTGATACTCCCCGAGATCACCGCCGCCTAA
- a CDS encoding GNAT family N-acetyltransferase, with product MIRVGIRPMTPADWPAVEHIYREGIATGHATFEAEPPDWDGFDSGKLPDLRLVATDTDGLVVGWAAASPVSSRPVYRGVVEHSIYIADAAREQGAGAALLEAFIAAADTAGIWTIQSSIFPENTASLRLHDRHGFRTVGTRERIALMGYGPLAGTWRDTVLIERRRSGD from the coding sequence ATGATCCGCGTCGGCATCCGTCCGATGACGCCCGCGGACTGGCCTGCCGTCGAGCACATCTACCGTGAAGGCATCGCCACCGGGCACGCCACGTTCGAGGCAGAGCCACCCGACTGGGATGGCTTCGACAGCGGCAAGCTCCCCGATCTGCGCCTCGTCGCCACAGACACCGACGGCCTCGTCGTGGGGTGGGCGGCCGCCAGCCCCGTGTCATCGCGGCCGGTGTACCGCGGCGTGGTCGAGCACTCGATCTACATCGCCGATGCCGCCCGTGAGCAAGGCGCCGGAGCCGCCCTCCTGGAAGCGTTCATCGCTGCCGCGGACACGGCCGGCATCTGGACCATCCAGTCGTCGATCTTCCCCGAGAACACCGCGAGTCTGCGCCTGCACGACCGCCACGGGTTCCGCACGGTGGGCACCCGCGAACGTATCGCGCTTATGGGTTACGGCCCGTTGGCTGGCACTTGGCGCGACACTGTGCTGATCGAGCGCCGTCGATCAGGCGACTGA
- a CDS encoding ArsR/SmtB family transcription factor, with amino-acid sequence MSTVTIALPLLTEDGTACCGTVAGGALESEQAERIARLFKALGDPTRVKLLSLIGGSDTGEMCICDLTDPVGLAQPTVSHHMKQLVEAGLATREQRGKWAYFRVVDGALQNAARTLLPE; translated from the coding sequence ATGAGCACCGTGACCATCGCGCTCCCGCTCCTCACCGAAGACGGCACCGCGTGCTGCGGCACTGTGGCCGGTGGCGCGCTCGAATCGGAGCAGGCCGAACGGATCGCCCGCCTGTTCAAGGCTCTCGGCGACCCCACCCGGGTCAAGCTCCTGTCCCTGATCGGCGGCAGCGACACCGGGGAGATGTGCATCTGCGACCTCACCGACCCCGTCGGCCTTGCCCAGCCCACCGTCTCGCACCACATGAAGCAGCTCGTCGAAGCCGGCCTTGCCACCCGCGAGCAGCGCGGCAAGTGGGCCTACTTCCGCGTCGTCGACGGCGCCCTCCAGAACGCAGCCCGCACCCTCCTGCCCGAATGA
- a CDS encoding NAD(P)-binding domain-containing protein produces the protein MVDLPVVVIGAGPQGLAAAAHLRERGLEPLVLERGAGPAAAVAEWGHVRLFSEWPELVDSAAARLLEPSGWQRPERGYPTGGAWITGYLAPLAQVLGDRVRYGARVTGVGRKGRDLLVDAGRAEQPFVIHVEEADGSQSRIEAQAVIDASGTWTSPNPAGADGLPALGETAAAGFLTYRIPSFADAEPYAGRHTVVVGNGHSAATAITELARIARQHPDPRITWVLRRGTVGDTFGGGEADELPERGALGQRARTAVDQGLVSLVTGFRIERIDTADQGAVLVAEDGRVLEPADRVVVLTGFRPDLSILSEVRLELDARLQAPVRIAADIDPNIHSCGSVRATGAVDLAQPEPGLFIVGAKSYGRAPTFLALTGYEQVRSVVAELAGDHEAAARSELVLPGTGVCGGAGLFDDPTGAKGGACCAPAAPQVIQLGRAPAGTAV, from the coding sequence GTGGTGGATCTTCCTGTCGTGGTGATCGGCGCGGGACCGCAGGGGCTGGCCGCCGCAGCGCATCTGCGGGAGCGCGGCCTGGAACCGCTGGTGCTGGAGAGGGGCGCGGGTCCCGCGGCGGCGGTGGCGGAGTGGGGGCATGTGCGGCTGTTCTCGGAGTGGCCCGAGCTCGTCGACTCCGCCGCGGCTCGGCTGCTCGAGCCTTCCGGGTGGCAGCGACCCGAGCGGGGGTATCCGACCGGCGGCGCCTGGATCACCGGATACCTCGCGCCCCTCGCGCAGGTTCTTGGGGATCGCGTCCGCTACGGCGCAAGGGTCACCGGCGTCGGTCGCAAGGGACGTGACCTGCTGGTGGATGCCGGGCGCGCCGAGCAGCCGTTCGTGATTCACGTCGAGGAGGCCGACGGCTCGCAGTCGCGGATCGAGGCGCAGGCGGTGATCGACGCCTCGGGCACCTGGACGAGCCCGAATCCTGCCGGTGCCGACGGGCTGCCTGCGCTCGGCGAGACCGCCGCGGCCGGATTCCTCACGTATCGGATTCCGTCGTTCGCCGACGCCGAGCCGTATGCGGGGCGGCACACGGTGGTGGTCGGCAATGGGCACTCCGCGGCGACGGCGATCACCGAGCTGGCCCGCATCGCCCGCCAGCACCCGGACCCTCGGATCACCTGGGTGCTGCGCCGCGGGACGGTCGGCGACACGTTCGGCGGCGGGGAGGCGGACGAGCTTCCCGAGCGTGGCGCACTCGGCCAGCGCGCTCGCACCGCGGTCGACCAGGGCCTCGTGAGCCTGGTGACCGGGTTCCGTATCGAGCGGATCGACACCGCCGATCAGGGTGCGGTGCTGGTTGCCGAGGACGGGCGCGTGCTCGAGCCCGCGGATCGGGTGGTGGTGCTGACCGGGTTCCGGCCGGATCTGTCGATCCTGTCCGAGGTGCGGCTGGAGCTGGATGCCCGGTTGCAGGCGCCGGTGCGGATCGCGGCGGACATCGACCCGAACATCCACTCTTGTGGTTCGGTGCGCGCCACCGGCGCTGTGGACCTGGCCCAGCCCGAGCCGGGCCTCTTCATCGTGGGGGCCAAGTCCTACGGCCGCGCCCCGACCTTCCTCGCCCTCACTGGGTACGAGCAGGTTCGCAGCGTCGTCGCCGAGCTCGCCGGTGACCACGAGGCTGCGGCCCGGAGCGAGCTGGTGCTGCCGGGCACGGGCGTGTGCGGCGGCGCGGGACTGTTCGACGACCCGACCGGAGCCAAGGGCGGCGCCTGCTGCGCACCCGCAGCGCCGCAGGTGATCCAGCTCGGACGTGCCCCCGCGGGTACTGCGGTCTAG
- a CDS encoding arsenate reductase ArsC — protein sequence MSPHQEPHATITIDQEAALASGAERLTREFDGTFGRETIDRFLHASYTDLAQRATVPNYLPLLTEKFARQRLRALAKVDGLHVDGKPTVLFLCVHNAGRSQMALGFFQHHAGEHAVGWSGGSEPGHEVSPVAVEVMAERGIDIAGEYPKPWTDEVVRAADVVITMGCGDACPVFPGKRYEEWTLPDPAGWTPEGVRPVRDEIEARVLNLLAELGVPART from the coding sequence ATGTCACCGCACCAGGAACCGCACGCCACGATCACGATCGACCAGGAGGCAGCCCTCGCCTCCGGCGCGGAGCGGCTGACCCGGGAGTTCGACGGCACATTCGGGCGGGAGACGATCGACCGTTTCCTGCACGCCTCCTACACCGACCTCGCCCAGCGTGCGACCGTGCCGAACTACCTGCCGCTGCTGACCGAGAAGTTCGCCAGGCAACGCCTGCGCGCCCTCGCCAAAGTCGACGGGCTCCACGTCGACGGAAAGCCGACGGTGCTGTTCCTGTGCGTGCACAACGCCGGCCGCTCGCAGATGGCCCTCGGCTTCTTCCAGCACCACGCCGGCGAGCACGCCGTCGGCTGGTCCGGCGGCTCCGAACCCGGCCACGAGGTCAGCCCGGTCGCCGTCGAGGTGATGGCCGAGCGCGGCATCGACATCGCCGGCGAGTACCCCAAGCCCTGGACCGACGAGGTCGTGCGCGCCGCAGACGTGGTGATCACGATGGGCTGCGGCGACGCCTGCCCGGTGTTCCCCGGCAAACGCTACGAGGAATGGACCCTGCCCGACCCCGCCGGATGGACCCCGGAGGGCGTCCGGCCGGTGCGCGACGAGATCGAGGCTCGCGTCCTGAACCTGCTCGCCGAGCTCGGCGTCCCCGCGAGAACCTAG
- a CDS encoding ArsR family transcriptional regulator, whose translation MNIERTDLAGRVARYAALADPVRLRIMDLLTLGDAAPVELQAELGVSSSLLAHHLNQLEHAGLLLRTRSEADRRRTYLHLAPGAFTGLTPSPALGVRRVVFVCTGNSARSQLAAALWHDASDIPVASAGTHPADAIEPGAIAAADRHGLTLRAARPRTLAEVLDVDDFVVTVCDTAHEELAGEGRVHWSVPDPVRDGSDAAFDAAFEDIAARIQSLAPRLTTTKG comes from the coding sequence ATGAACATTGAGCGAACTGACCTGGCGGGGCGGGTGGCGCGATATGCGGCGCTGGCCGATCCGGTGCGGCTGCGGATCATGGACCTGCTCACCCTCGGCGATGCCGCCCCGGTCGAGCTGCAAGCCGAGCTCGGCGTCTCCTCCAGCCTGCTCGCGCACCACCTGAACCAGCTCGAGCACGCCGGGCTGTTGCTGCGGACGCGGTCGGAGGCCGACCGGCGCCGCACCTACCTCCACCTCGCCCCCGGCGCCTTCACGGGGCTGACCCCGTCGCCGGCCCTCGGCGTGCGGCGGGTGGTGTTCGTCTGCACCGGCAACTCCGCACGCTCGCAGCTCGCCGCCGCGCTCTGGCACGACGCCAGCGACATCCCGGTCGCCTCCGCCGGCACGCACCCGGCAGACGCCATCGAGCCGGGCGCGATCGCCGCCGCCGACCGGCACGGCCTCACTCTCCGTGCCGCCCGACCGCGGACGCTGGCCGAGGTGCTGGACGTCGACGACTTCGTGGTCACGGTCTGCGACACCGCCCACGAGGAACTCGCCGGCGAGGGCCGGGTGCATTGGTCGGTGCCCGACCCGGTGCGCGACGGATCGGATGCCGCATTCGATGCCGCCTTCGAGGACATCGCCGCCCGTATCCAGAGCCTTGCCCCGAGGCTGACCACGACGAAGGGATGA
- a CDS encoding aquaporin has protein sequence MTHEKSTTSAPAPLWRRAVAEFLGAGLLVTVVVGSGIAAQRLSPDDVGLQLLENSLATALGLTVLILIFQPVSGAHLNPVVTLADRFLGTRHAPSEIVVYLVAQVTGGIGGAILANLMFQAPTAVSTTDRLSAGHLLGEVVATAGLVLLIFALARTGRSAVVAPAVGAYIGAAYWFTSSTSFANPAVTIGRIFTDTFAGIAPTSALWFLAAQLVGAAAGVGLVLLLFPNRKAQP, from the coding sequence GTGACCCACGAAAAGAGCACGACATCCGCCCCCGCCCCGTTGTGGCGGCGCGCGGTCGCCGAGTTCCTCGGCGCCGGCCTGCTGGTGACCGTCGTGGTCGGCTCCGGCATCGCCGCCCAGCGTCTCTCGCCAGACGACGTCGGGCTGCAGCTGCTGGAGAACTCGCTGGCGACGGCGCTCGGGCTGACGGTGCTCATCCTGATCTTCCAACCCGTCAGCGGCGCGCACCTCAACCCCGTCGTCACCCTCGCCGACCGCTTCCTCGGCACCCGCCACGCTCCCTCCGAGATCGTGGTCTACCTCGTCGCGCAGGTCACCGGCGGCATCGGCGGCGCGATCCTCGCGAACCTCATGTTCCAGGCGCCGACGGCGGTGTCCACGACCGATCGCCTCTCGGCGGGCCACCTGCTCGGCGAAGTCGTCGCCACCGCCGGGTTGGTGCTGCTGATCTTCGCCTTGGCCCGCACCGGCCGCAGCGCCGTGGTCGCCCCCGCGGTCGGCGCCTACATCGGCGCCGCGTACTGGTTCACCTCCTCGACCTCCTTCGCCAACCCCGCCGTGACCATCGGCCGGATCTTCACCGACACCTTCGCCGGCATCGCCCCGACCTCCGCACTGTGGTTCCTCGCCGCCCAGCTCGTCGGCGCCGCCGCCGGCGTTGGCCTCGTGCTCCTGCTCTTCCCGAATCGAAAGGCCCAGCCATGA
- a CDS encoding FAD-dependent oxidoreductase yields MTHLIAIGGSDAGISAALRARELDPDTDVTVVVADEYPNFSICGIPYYFTGEVQPWQSLAHRTSADLEATGMSLRLNTFATGIDVAGRRLTVRTPDGAFEELAYDELIVGTGALPSHAGITGLEVLTPADGVHVIHSMGDTFALDHDLTARQPQSAIIVGAGYVGLEMAEAFIARGMTVVQLQRGPEVLSTLDPELGAFVHEELTTHGVEVVTGSTVTGIEKTPAGLTVTGTRDGQPFTQTADLVLVVVGVRPNTELLEQAGASLGAGRGVVVDEHMRTGLPHVWAAGDGIITHHRLLGVTYLPLGTTSHKQGRIAGENALGGDRAFAGSVGTQVVKVFDLIAARTGLRDHEAIAAGYAPATVSSAADDHKRYYPGAHPIHFRITGDTGDGRLLGAQLVGRRGTEVAKRVDTFATALYAGLTIEQFADLDLSYTPPLGSPWDAVQVAAQAWESQRARVLV; encoded by the coding sequence ATGACCCACCTGATCGCCATCGGCGGCTCCGACGCCGGCATCTCCGCCGCCCTGCGCGCCCGCGAGCTCGACCCTGACACCGACGTGACCGTCGTGGTCGCAGACGAGTACCCGAACTTCTCCATCTGCGGCATCCCCTACTACTTCACCGGCGAAGTGCAGCCCTGGCAGTCGCTCGCGCACCGCACCAGCGCCGACCTGGAAGCCACCGGCATGAGCTTGCGGCTGAACACCTTCGCCACGGGCATCGACGTCGCAGGTCGCCGGCTCACCGTCCGCACCCCGGACGGCGCGTTCGAGGAGCTGGCCTACGACGAGCTGATCGTCGGCACCGGCGCCCTCCCGTCCCACGCCGGCATCACCGGCCTGGAGGTGCTGACCCCGGCGGACGGGGTGCATGTCATCCACTCGATGGGCGACACCTTCGCCCTCGATCACGACCTCACCGCCCGGCAGCCGCAGTCGGCGATCATCGTCGGCGCCGGCTACGTCGGCCTGGAGATGGCCGAGGCGTTCATCGCCCGCGGCATGACCGTCGTCCAGCTCCAGCGCGGCCCCGAAGTGCTCTCCACCCTCGACCCCGAGCTCGGCGCCTTCGTCCACGAGGAACTCACGACCCACGGCGTCGAGGTGGTCACCGGCTCGACCGTGACCGGGATCGAGAAGACCCCAGCCGGGCTCACCGTCACGGGCACCCGCGACGGGCAGCCGTTCACGCAGACCGCGGACCTCGTGCTGGTCGTCGTCGGGGTGCGGCCGAACACCGAGCTGCTCGAGCAGGCCGGCGCGAGCCTCGGCGCGGGCCGCGGGGTCGTGGTCGACGAGCACATGCGCACCGGCCTCCCGCACGTCTGGGCCGCCGGGGACGGCATCATCACCCATCACCGCCTGCTCGGGGTGACCTACTTGCCGCTGGGCACGACGAGCCACAAGCAGGGCCGCATCGCCGGGGAGAACGCCCTCGGCGGTGACCGGGCCTTCGCCGGCTCGGTCGGCACCCAGGTCGTGAAGGTCTTCGACCTCATCGCTGCCCGCACCGGCCTGCGTGACCACGAGGCGATCGCCGCCGGGTACGCGCCCGCGACGGTGAGCTCTGCGGCGGACGACCACAAGCGCTACTACCCCGGCGCGCACCCGATCCACTTCCGCATCACCGGCGACACCGGCGACGGGAGACTGCTCGGCGCGCAACTCGTCGGCAGGCGCGGCACCGAGGTCGCCAAGCGCGTCGACACCTTCGCCACCGCCCTCTACGCCGGGCTGACTATCGAGCAGTTCGCCGACCTTGACCTCTCCTACACGCCGCCGCTGGGCTCACCGTGGGACGCGGTGCAGGTCGCCGCGCAAGCGTGGGAGAGCCAGCGCGCGAGGGTGCTGGTCTAG
- a CDS encoding heavy metal translocating P-type ATPase, protein MTGSQVAQLDDDDDDDRPWWRSPSVLIPIGSGVAFAAGLVCEWTGADLAALVLFWIGLLLGASTFVPGALRKLFTRGKLGIGLLMTISAVGAVILGYVEEAAALAFLYSIAEALEDKAMDRARAGLRALLKLVPETALVKRGDATAEVEAKELRVGDLLVIRPGERIATDGIVRVGRSSLDTSAITGESIPVEVEPGDAVSAGSINTSGVLEVEATADGTDNSLTTIVELVEQAQAEKGDRARLADRIARPLVPGVMILAVLVALLGSLLTGDVELWITRALVVLVAASPCALAIAVPVTVVSAIGAASKFGVVVKSGAAFERFGGIRHLAVDKTGTLTRNEPTVSRVVTTDVAEDEVLAWAASLEAHSTHPLAAAITNAVRQPPTAQEVTETAGHGITGTLGGARLAVGSPRWLDAGTLAGEVEAMESEGMTVVIVHREGVPVGAVGVRDELRPEVPEVIATLLKRGVGVTMLTGDNARTAAALAAQAGITDVRAELRPEDKATAVAALSKSQPTAMIGDGINDAPALAAADLGIAMGAKGADAAIESADVAFTGHDLRLIPQALAHARRGRSIINQNVVLSILIIAALLPLAILGVLGLAAVVLVHEIAEVVVILNGLRAARRRKA, encoded by the coding sequence ATGACTGGCTCCCAGGTCGCGCAGCTCGACGATGACGACGATGACGACCGGCCGTGGTGGCGGAGTCCGAGCGTCCTGATCCCGATCGGCTCCGGTGTCGCGTTCGCCGCGGGGCTGGTGTGCGAGTGGACCGGCGCGGATCTCGCCGCCCTCGTGCTGTTCTGGATCGGCCTGCTGCTGGGCGCGTCCACGTTCGTGCCGGGTGCGCTGCGGAAGCTGTTCACGCGGGGCAAGCTCGGCATCGGGCTGCTGATGACGATCAGCGCGGTGGGCGCGGTGATTCTCGGCTATGTCGAGGAGGCCGCGGCGCTGGCGTTCCTGTACTCCATCGCGGAGGCGCTGGAGGACAAGGCGATGGACCGCGCCCGCGCGGGCCTGCGGGCGCTGCTGAAGCTGGTGCCCGAGACGGCGCTGGTCAAGCGAGGTGACGCCACGGCCGAGGTCGAGGCGAAGGAGCTGCGCGTCGGCGACCTGCTGGTGATTCGACCTGGCGAGCGGATCGCCACCGACGGGATCGTGCGGGTCGGGCGCAGCAGCCTGGACACGTCCGCGATCACCGGCGAGTCGATCCCGGTCGAGGTCGAGCCCGGCGACGCGGTATCGGCCGGGTCGATCAACACCTCCGGCGTGCTCGAGGTCGAGGCCACCGCGGACGGCACCGACAACTCCCTGACCACGATCGTGGAGCTGGTGGAGCAGGCCCAGGCCGAGAAGGGCGACCGCGCCCGCCTGGCCGACCGGATCGCTCGCCCCCTCGTGCCGGGCGTGATGATCCTCGCCGTGCTCGTGGCCCTGCTCGGGTCGCTGCTGACCGGCGATGTCGAACTGTGGATCACCCGCGCGCTGGTTGTGCTGGTCGCGGCGTCGCCGTGTGCGCTGGCGATCGCCGTTCCCGTGACCGTGGTCTCCGCGATCGGGGCGGCTTCCAAGTTCGGCGTCGTGGTGAAGTCCGGCGCCGCGTTCGAGCGGTTCGGCGGCATCCGGCACTTGGCCGTCGACAAGACCGGGACGCTGACCCGCAACGAGCCCACTGTGAGCCGCGTCGTCACCACCGACGTGGCCGAGGACGAGGTGCTCGCATGGGCGGCGAGCCTGGAGGCGCACAGCACGCACCCGCTGGCCGCCGCGATCACCAACGCCGTCCGGCAACCTCCGACCGCGCAGGAGGTCACGGAGACGGCAGGGCACGGCATCACCGGGACGCTGGGCGGTGCCCGGCTCGCCGTGGGAAGCCCCCGCTGGCTCGACGCCGGAACGCTGGCCGGCGAGGTCGAGGCGATGGAATCTGAGGGAATGACCGTCGTCATTGTCCACCGCGAGGGCGTGCCGGTGGGCGCCGTCGGGGTCCGGGACGAGTTGCGCCCCGAAGTCCCGGAGGTGATCGCGACGCTCCTCAAGCGAGGAGTGGGAGTGACGATGCTCACCGGCGACAACGCCCGCACCGCCGCCGCCCTGGCCGCACAAGCCGGCATCACCGATGTCCGCGCCGAGCTGCGCCCCGAGGACAAGGCCACCGCCGTCGCCGCGCTGTCGAAGTCCCAGCCCACCGCCATGATCGGCGATGGCATCAACGACGCCCCCGCGCTGGCCGCCGCCGACCTGGGAATCGCGATGGGAGCCAAGGGAGCCGACGCGGCGATCGAATCCGCCGACGTCGCGTTCACCGGCCACGACCTGCGCCTCATCCCGCAGGCCCTCGCCCACGCACGCCGCGGCCGCAGCATCATCAACCAGAACGTGGTGCTCTCCATCCTCATCATCGCCGCCTTGCTGCCACTGGCGATCCTCGGAGTGCTTGGCCTGGCCGCCGTCGTCCTCGTCCACGAGATCGCCGAAGTCGTGGTCATCCTCAACGGTCTGCGGGCAGCCCGACGGCGGAAGGCATGA
- the cmtR gene encoding Cd(II)/Pb(II)-sensing metalloregulatory transcriptional regulator CmtR: protein MLTIASRLDVMNRLGRAMADPTRSRILMTLLDGPSYPAVLSRSLELTRSNVSNHLACLRDCGIVVAEPEGRQTRYEIADPHLAAALDALVEVTLAVDENAPCIDPACSVVGCCEPGAIA from the coding sequence ATGCTGACTATTGCTTCGCGGTTGGATGTGATGAACCGGCTGGGCCGGGCGATGGCCGACCCGACCCGGTCGCGGATTCTGATGACACTGCTGGACGGGCCGAGCTATCCGGCGGTGCTGTCGCGGAGTCTGGAACTGACCCGATCGAACGTGTCGAACCATCTGGCGTGTCTGCGGGACTGTGGGATCGTGGTGGCCGAGCCGGAGGGCCGCCAGACGCGTTACGAGATCGCCGACCCGCACCTGGCCGCCGCGCTGGATGCGCTGGTGGAGGTCACGCTGGCTGTGGACGAGAACGCGCCGTGCATCGACCCGGCGTGCTCGGTCGTCGGCTGCTGCGAGCCGGGAGCGATCGCGTGA